In Amycolatopsis methanolica 239, a single genomic region encodes these proteins:
- a CDS encoding NAD(P)-dependent oxidoreductase, whose protein sequence is MELGFLGLGTMGTPMALSLVRAGAPLAVWNRTAAKAEVLRTAGAAVAGSAAEVCRRADVVFLMLADGPAVDAALGRGGSAFAANVGGRIVVHMGTTSPEYSRGLAADVAAAGGRYVEAPVSGSRKPAEAGQLVAMLAGEPGAVAEVGPLLAPVCRQVVECGPVPGALLMKLAVNLYLITMVTGLAEATHFAERQGLDLARFVEVLDAGPMASDVSRVKVAKLVARDFGVQAAIADVLKNNQLVAEAARGAGLASPLLDVCHELYGETLRLGHAAEDMAAVVHAIEERTAALAAADAAPARTRLPSRV, encoded by the coding sequence ATGGAGCTGGGTTTCCTGGGGCTGGGCACGATGGGCACGCCGATGGCCCTGAGCCTCGTCCGCGCGGGCGCGCCGCTGGCGGTGTGGAACCGGACCGCCGCGAAGGCCGAGGTGCTGCGCACGGCGGGGGCGGCGGTCGCCGGGAGCGCGGCGGAGGTGTGCCGCCGGGCGGACGTGGTGTTCCTGATGCTCGCCGACGGCCCGGCGGTGGATGCCGCGCTGGGCCGCGGCGGGAGCGCGTTCGCGGCGAACGTCGGCGGGCGGATCGTCGTGCACATGGGGACGACGTCGCCGGAGTACTCGCGCGGGCTGGCGGCCGATGTCGCCGCGGCGGGCGGCCGGTACGTCGAGGCGCCGGTGTCGGGGTCGCGGAAGCCGGCCGAGGCGGGGCAGCTGGTGGCGATGCTGGCTGGCGAGCCGGGGGCGGTGGCCGAGGTGGGGCCGTTGCTGGCGCCGGTGTGCCGTCAGGTGGTGGAGTGCGGGCCGGTGCCGGGCGCGTTGCTGATGAAGCTCGCGGTGAACCTGTACCTGATCACGATGGTGACAGGCCTGGCCGAGGCGACGCACTTCGCGGAGCGGCAGGGCCTGGACCTGGCGAGGTTCGTGGAGGTGCTGGACGCGGGCCCGATGGCGAGTGATGTGTCCCGGGTGAAGGTGGCGAAGCTGGTGGCGCGGGATTTCGGGGTGCAGGCGGCGATCGCGGACGTGCTGAAGAACAACCAGCTGGTCGCGGAGGCTGCGCGCGGGGCGGGGCTGGCGTCCCCGCTGCTGGACGTGTGCCACGAGCTGTACGGGGAGACGCTGCGGTTGGGCCACGCGGCGGAGGACATGGCGGCGGTGGTGCACGCGATCGAGGAGCGGACCGCCGCGCTTGCTGCTGCAGATGCGGCCCCGGCCCGGACGCGGCTCCCGAGCCGGGTGTAG
- a CDS encoding MarR family winged helix-turn-helix transcriptional regulator translates to MASWPTGRLLSAAARLVEQRWTARLETLGLSHAGLIALHTLRGGPLSQRALARRCQVTDQTMSRTLDRLSRSGYVTRVPDPLDGRRSLARLTPAGEEALATSEQIAREDSSVIGALGDDAAFRRQLIELIGHLTGP, encoded by the coding sequence ATGGCGTCCTGGCCCACTGGTCGACTGCTGTCCGCGGCGGCGCGGCTGGTCGAGCAGCGGTGGACGGCGCGACTGGAGACGCTCGGGCTGTCGCACGCCGGGCTGATCGCGTTGCACACGCTGCGCGGCGGGCCGTTGTCGCAGCGCGCGCTGGCCCGCCGGTGCCAGGTGACGGACCAGACGATGAGCCGCACCCTGGACCGGCTGTCCCGGTCCGGCTACGTCACGCGGGTCCCCGATCCGCTCGACGGCCGCCGCTCCCTGGCGCGGCTCACCCCCGCGGGCGAAGAGGCGCTGGCCACCTCGGAGCAGATCGCGCGGGAGGACTCGTCGGTGATCGGCGCACTCGGCGACGACGCGGCCTTCCGGCGGCAGCTGATCGAGCTGATCGGACACCTGACCGGACCATGA
- the ligA gene encoding NAD-dependent DNA ligase LigA: MSETPAAQDVTEVPAEVRERHGALAEEVRGHQFRYYVLDSPVISDGEFDALLKELERLESEYPGLATPDSPTQNVGGTFSTDFVAVDHLERMMSLDNVFDEEELRAWVDRVEREVGGSTQYLCELKIDGLAINLLYEKGRLVRGLTRGDGRTGEDVTLNVRTLEQVPETLTGTDEYPVPDLVEVRGEVFFRVEDFAELNARLVEAGKPPFANPRNTAAGSLRQKDPKVTRSRKLRLICHGLGKREGFEPARQSEAYEALAAWGLPVSSHTKVVDKASELLDHIRYWGEHRHDAEHEIDGIVVKVDQVSLQRRLGSTSRAPRWAIAYKYPPEEATTRLLDIQVNVGRTGRVTPFAVMEPVKVAGSTVAMATLHNAQEVKRKGVLIGDRVVIRKAGDVIPEVLGPVVDVRTGDEREFIMPTFCPECGTKLAHQKEGDVDIRCPNARSCPAQLRERLFHLAGRGAFDIEMLGYEAATALLESGVVVDEGDIFDLDEEKLGRVELFRTKAGELSANGRKLLANLDSAKDRPLWRVLVALSIRHVGPTAAQALAREFGSLEAIENADEAAMADVDGVGPTIAGALREWFAVDWHREVVEKWRRAGVRMAEERDESVPRTLEGLSIVVTGSLNTFSRDEAKEAIMSRGGKAAGSVSKKTAFVVVGDAPGSKYDKAVQLKVPILDEGGFQVLLDRGPEAAAEVALPTEEPAGE, encoded by the coding sequence GTGAGTGAGACTCCAGCCGCACAGGACGTCACCGAGGTCCCCGCCGAGGTCCGCGAGCGCCACGGCGCGCTCGCGGAAGAGGTGCGCGGGCACCAGTTCCGGTACTACGTGCTGGACTCGCCGGTCATCAGTGACGGCGAGTTCGACGCGCTGCTCAAGGAGCTGGAGCGGCTGGAGTCGGAGTACCCGGGCCTGGCGACGCCGGATTCGCCGACCCAGAACGTCGGCGGCACTTTCTCCACCGACTTCGTCGCGGTCGACCACCTCGAGCGCATGATGAGCCTGGACAACGTCTTCGACGAGGAGGAGTTGCGGGCCTGGGTGGACCGGGTGGAGCGCGAGGTCGGCGGGTCCACGCAGTACCTGTGCGAGCTCAAGATCGACGGGCTGGCCATCAACCTGCTGTACGAGAAGGGGCGGCTGGTCCGCGGGCTCACCCGCGGCGACGGGCGGACGGGTGAGGACGTCACGCTCAACGTCCGCACCCTCGAGCAGGTGCCGGAGACGCTGACCGGCACGGACGAGTACCCGGTGCCCGACCTGGTCGAGGTGCGCGGCGAGGTGTTCTTCCGGGTCGAGGACTTCGCGGAGCTCAACGCCCGGCTGGTCGAGGCGGGCAAGCCGCCGTTCGCGAACCCGCGCAACACCGCGGCCGGGTCGTTGCGGCAGAAGGACCCGAAGGTCACGCGCAGCCGGAAGCTGCGGCTGATCTGCCACGGCCTCGGCAAGCGCGAGGGTTTCGAGCCGGCGCGGCAGTCGGAGGCCTACGAGGCGCTGGCGGCGTGGGGGCTGCCGGTGTCCAGCCACACGAAGGTCGTCGACAAGGCGTCCGAGCTGCTGGACCACATCCGGTACTGGGGCGAGCACCGGCACGACGCCGAGCACGAGATCGACGGCATCGTGGTGAAGGTCGACCAGGTGTCGCTGCAGCGGCGGCTGGGCAGCACGTCCCGCGCGCCGCGGTGGGCCATCGCCTACAAGTACCCGCCGGAGGAGGCGACCACCCGGCTGCTCGACATCCAGGTCAACGTCGGCCGCACCGGGCGGGTCACGCCGTTCGCGGTGATGGAGCCGGTGAAGGTGGCCGGGTCGACGGTGGCGATGGCGACGCTGCACAACGCGCAGGAGGTCAAGCGCAAGGGCGTGCTGATCGGCGACCGCGTGGTGATCCGCAAGGCGGGCGACGTGATCCCCGAGGTGCTCGGCCCGGTGGTCGACGTGCGCACCGGGGACGAGCGCGAGTTCATCATGCCCACGTTCTGCCCGGAGTGCGGCACGAAGCTGGCGCACCAGAAGGAGGGCGACGTCGACATCCGGTGCCCCAACGCCCGGTCGTGTCCCGCGCAGCTGCGGGAGCGGCTGTTCCACCTGGCCGGGCGCGGCGCGTTCGACATCGAGATGCTGGGCTACGAGGCGGCGACGGCGCTGCTGGAGTCCGGTGTGGTCGTCGACGAGGGCGACATCTTCGACCTGGACGAGGAGAAGCTGGGCCGGGTCGAGCTGTTCCGCACCAAGGCGGGGGAGCTGTCGGCGAACGGGCGCAAGCTGCTGGCCAACCTGGACAGCGCGAAGGACCGTCCACTGTGGCGGGTGCTGGTGGCGTTGTCGATCCGGCACGTCGGCCCCACCGCTGCCCAGGCGCTGGCGCGCGAGTTCGGCTCGCTGGAGGCGATCGAGAACGCCGACGAGGCCGCGATGGCCGATGTGGACGGTGTCGGGCCGACGATCGCCGGGGCGTTGCGGGAGTGGTTCGCCGTCGACTGGCACCGCGAGGTGGTGGAGAAGTGGCGCCGAGCGGGGGTCCGGATGGCGGAGGAGCGCGACGAGTCGGTGCCGCGCACGCTGGAGGGCCTGTCCATCGTGGTGACCGGTTCGCTGAACACCTTCTCGCGCGACGAGGCCAAGGAGGCGATCATGTCGCGCGGTGGCAAGGCCGCGGGCTCGGTGTCGAAGAAGACGGCGTTCGTCGTGGTCGGCGACGCGCCCGGGTCCAAGTACGACAAGGCGGTGCAGCTGAAGGTCCCGATCCTCGACGAGGGCGGGTTCCAGGTGCTGCTGGACCGCGGCCCGGAGGCAGCCGCCGAGGTGGCGTTGCCGACGGAGGAGCCGGCCGGTGAGTGA
- a CDS encoding DUF5994 family protein encodes MTLKPETPTTGQVDGAWWPRSRDLSAELPALLAALATRLGAVERSTYQLHGWNPTGTKLATGGRTVRLDGFRSQRPGTVTLVGTGTRRLTLLVVPPDTTDAAAAEAMREASRPGGDDSVDSLIGDELRRTAPAARA; translated from the coding sequence ATGACGCTGAAGCCGGAGACGCCCACCACCGGGCAGGTCGACGGCGCGTGGTGGCCCAGGTCCCGGGACCTGTCCGCCGAATTGCCCGCGCTGCTCGCGGCGCTGGCGACCCGGCTGGGCGCCGTCGAACGGTCGACCTACCAGCTGCACGGCTGGAACCCCACCGGCACCAAGCTCGCCACCGGCGGGCGCACGGTGCGGCTGGACGGGTTCCGGTCGCAGCGCCCCGGCACCGTCACGCTGGTCGGCACGGGCACGCGCCGCCTGACGCTGTTGGTCGTGCCGCCGGACACCACCGACGCCGCCGCGGCGGAGGCGATGCGTGAGGCGTCCCGGCCGGGCGGCGACGACAGCGTGGACAGCCTGATCGGCGACGAGCTCAGGAGAACTGCTCCCGCAGCTCGCGCTTGA
- a CDS encoding methionine synthase, translating into MSEHVWPPGAATAVGSMPGADPAEAAAVVFGELPDFPHLPELPARGVGADLIGRTAAMLVDLAIEVVPSGYRVAARPGRDHRRAVDLLRWDLDAVTEAGAAPVIKTQLAGPWTLAAGIELPRGHRVLTDRGAVREFTESALEGLAAHVAELKARTGAEVVVQFDEPTLPDVLAGSLPTPSGYGTVPAVPEPEARELLSRVIERAGELTGQPVVVHCCAARPPVGLLQAAGAGALAIDATLLGGAPSALLDELGEAWDSGTVLFLGLVPALEPARLPALRELAQPALALADRLGFNRTTLADRAVPTPTCGFAGATADWVRRALKLTTDLGKAFVEPPEGW; encoded by the coding sequence GTGAGCGAACACGTCTGGCCACCCGGTGCGGCCACCGCGGTGGGATCGATGCCCGGCGCCGACCCGGCGGAGGCGGCCGCCGTCGTCTTCGGCGAGCTGCCCGACTTCCCGCACCTGCCGGAACTGCCTGCCCGCGGCGTCGGCGCGGACCTGATCGGCCGGACCGCCGCGATGCTGGTGGACCTCGCGATCGAGGTCGTGCCCAGCGGCTACCGGGTCGCGGCGCGGCCGGGGCGTGACCACCGGCGCGCGGTGGACCTGCTGCGCTGGGACCTCGACGCGGTCACCGAGGCGGGTGCCGCGCCCGTGATCAAGACGCAGCTGGCCGGGCCGTGGACGCTGGCCGCCGGGATCGAGCTGCCGCGCGGGCACCGCGTGCTCACCGACCGCGGCGCGGTGCGGGAGTTCACCGAATCGGCGCTGGAGGGGCTCGCCGCGCACGTCGCCGAGTTGAAGGCGCGCACCGGTGCGGAGGTCGTGGTCCAGTTCGACGAGCCGACCCTGCCCGACGTGCTGGCCGGTTCGCTGCCGACGCCGTCGGGCTACGGCACCGTCCCGGCGGTCCCCGAGCCGGAGGCGCGGGAACTGCTGAGCCGCGTGATCGAGCGGGCGGGCGAGCTCACCGGGCAACCGGTCGTCGTGCACTGCTGCGCCGCGCGGCCGCCGGTCGGCCTCCTGCAGGCCGCGGGCGCGGGGGCGCTGGCGATCGACGCGACGCTGCTCGGCGGAGCGCCCTCGGCCCTGCTCGACGAACTGGGGGAGGCCTGGGACAGCGGGACCGTGCTGTTCCTCGGACTGGTGCCGGCGCTGGAACCGGCCCGGCTGCCCGCGTTGCGGGAGCTGGCGCAGCCCGCGCTGGCGCTGGCCGACCGGCTCGGGTTCAACCGCACGACGCTGGCCGACCGCGCGGTGCCGACGCCGACGTGCGGCTTCGCCGGGGCGACCGCGGACTGGGTGCGCCGCGCGCTGAAGCTGACCACGGATCTGGGCAAAGCGTTCGTGGAGCCGCCGGAAGGCTGGTAG
- a CDS encoding acyl-CoA synthetase, with translation MTTLRSSTVADILRRSAARWPARVALKFADRTWTYAELDAAVTRAAAHLLGLGLVKGDRVAAYGKNSDAYLIGFLACARAGLVHVPVNYNLTGDELAYLVEQSGSRVALADPALAGNLPPLEQVVPLRDAEGALVALSGEAPALDVDVADGDLVQLLYTSGTTSRPKGAMMTHRALVHEYLSCITGLDLTADDDPLHVMPLYHSAQMHVFLVPWLAVGATNTLLETPDPTDILRRLADDRHGAFFAAPTLWVALANHPDFGSRDLSALRKAYYGASIMPGPVLDRLRQAMPQLGFYNCFGQSEIGPLATILRPEDHAERPDSAGRPVLFVELRVVDAEGNDVAPGESGECVYRSPQLCEGYWDKPDETAEAFHGGWFHSGDLVRIDDEGYIYVVDRIKDVINTGGVLVASREVEDALYTHPAVAEAAVIGVPDEKWIEAITAVVVSKADVAPEELIAHVRERLSAFKVPKAVRFVPDLPRNASGKILKRELREQFS, from the coding sequence TTGACCACGCTCCGCTCCAGCACCGTCGCGGACATCCTCCGGCGCAGTGCGGCGCGCTGGCCCGCCCGCGTCGCGCTGAAGTTCGCCGACCGCACCTGGACCTACGCCGAACTCGACGCCGCCGTCACCCGCGCCGCCGCGCACCTGCTCGGCCTCGGACTGGTCAAGGGCGACCGGGTCGCCGCCTACGGCAAGAACTCCGACGCCTACCTGATCGGCTTCCTCGCGTGCGCCCGCGCCGGGCTCGTGCACGTGCCTGTCAACTACAACCTGACCGGCGACGAGCTGGCGTACCTGGTCGAGCAGTCCGGCAGCCGCGTCGCGCTCGCCGACCCCGCACTGGCGGGCAACCTGCCGCCGCTGGAGCAGGTGGTGCCGCTGCGCGACGCCGAGGGCGCGCTGGTCGCGCTGTCCGGTGAGGCGCCCGCGCTGGACGTCGACGTGGCCGACGGCGACCTCGTGCAGCTGCTGTACACCTCCGGCACGACGTCCCGCCCCAAGGGCGCGATGATGACCCACCGCGCGCTGGTGCACGAGTACCTCTCGTGCATCACCGGCCTCGACCTCACCGCGGACGACGACCCGCTGCACGTCATGCCGCTCTACCACTCGGCGCAGATGCACGTGTTCCTCGTGCCGTGGCTGGCCGTCGGCGCGACGAACACCCTGTTGGAAACCCCGGATCCGACGGACATCCTGCGCCGGCTCGCCGATGACCGGCACGGCGCGTTCTTCGCCGCGCCGACCCTGTGGGTCGCGCTGGCCAACCACCCCGACTTCGGCTCACGGGACCTGAGCGCGCTGCGCAAGGCGTACTACGGCGCGTCGATCATGCCGGGGCCGGTGCTCGACCGCCTCCGCCAGGCCATGCCGCAGCTCGGTTTCTACAACTGCTTCGGGCAGTCCGAAATCGGCCCGCTGGCGACGATCCTGCGCCCCGAGGACCACGCCGAGCGCCCCGACTCGGCCGGCCGCCCGGTGCTGTTCGTGGAGCTGCGGGTGGTGGACGCCGAAGGCAACGACGTGGCACCCGGCGAGTCCGGCGAATGCGTCTACCGGAGCCCCCAGCTGTGCGAGGGGTACTGGGACAAGCCCGACGAGACGGCGGAAGCCTTCCACGGAGGCTGGTTCCACTCCGGCGATCTGGTGCGGATCGACGACGAGGGCTACATCTACGTCGTCGACCGCATCAAGGACGTGATCAACACCGGTGGCGTGCTGGTGGCGTCCCGCGAGGTCGAGGACGCGCTGTACACCCACCCGGCGGTCGCCGAAGCCGCGGTGATCGGCGTCCCGGACGAGAAGTGGATCGAAGCGATCACCGCGGTCGTGGTGTCCAAAGCGGACGTCGCTCCGGAGGAGCTGATCGCCCACGTCCGGGAACGGCTGTCCGCGTTCAAGGTCCCGAAGGCGGTCCGCTTCGTCCCGGACCTGCCGCGCAACGCCTCGGGTAAGATCCTCAAGCGCGAGCTGCGGGAGCAGTTCTCCTGA
- a CDS encoding MBL fold metallo-hydrolase codes for MEATPEGSAEWSEPGLYTVAPGVHRIPLPLPNDGLRAVNVYALTEGSDLVLIDSGWALDEAREQLAAALKGLGAELGDVSQFLVTHVHRDHYTQAVALRREFGGRIALGSLEEPSLRMTADPDVVPLIGQIRLLRMCGADPVADELVRVFEIHGRNTEASIWEQPDEWLTPGRRSVLPSRQLDVVHTPGHTAGHVVFDDGAAGLMFTGDHVLPHITPSIGFQPAVAEMPLRDFLDSLRLVRGMPDRRMLPAHGPVADSVHARVDELLDHHAQRLDVIATTIVDGAATAYESALRLGWTRRQRKLGELDVFNQMLAVLETAAHLDLLVHQGKLALLVEDGVRRYSVA; via the coding sequence GTGGAAGCAACTCCGGAAGGCAGCGCCGAGTGGAGCGAGCCCGGCCTGTACACCGTGGCGCCGGGCGTGCACCGGATCCCGTTGCCGCTGCCGAACGACGGGCTGCGGGCCGTCAACGTCTACGCCCTCACCGAGGGGTCGGACCTGGTGCTCATCGATTCCGGCTGGGCGCTGGACGAGGCGCGCGAGCAGCTCGCCGCCGCGCTCAAGGGACTGGGCGCCGAACTCGGTGACGTGAGCCAGTTCCTGGTCACCCACGTGCACCGCGACCACTACACGCAGGCGGTCGCGCTGCGGCGGGAGTTCGGCGGGCGGATCGCGCTGGGCTCGCTGGAGGAACCGTCGCTGCGCATGACGGCGGACCCGGACGTGGTGCCGCTCATCGGGCAGATCCGGTTGCTGCGCATGTGCGGCGCGGATCCGGTGGCCGACGAACTGGTCCGGGTGTTCGAGATCCACGGCCGCAACACGGAGGCGTCGATCTGGGAGCAGCCCGACGAGTGGCTCACGCCGGGCCGCCGGTCCGTGCTGCCCAGCAGGCAGCTCGACGTCGTGCACACGCCGGGGCACACGGCCGGGCACGTCGTGTTCGACGACGGCGCGGCGGGGCTGATGTTCACCGGCGATCACGTGCTGCCGCACATCACGCCGTCGATCGGTTTCCAGCCCGCGGTGGCGGAGATGCCACTGCGCGACTTCCTGGACTCGCTGCGCCTGGTGCGGGGCATGCCGGACCGGCGGATGCTGCCCGCGCACGGCCCGGTGGCCGACAGCGTGCACGCCAGGGTCGACGAGCTGCTGGACCACCACGCCCAGCGGCTCGACGTCATCGCGACGACCATTGTGGACGGTGCAGCGACCGCGTACGAGTCCGCGCTGCGGCTGGGCTGGACGCGGCGGCAACGCAAACTGGGCGAGCTGGACGTGTTCAACCAGATGCTGGCCGTCCTGGAGACCGCGGCGCACCTCGACCTGCTGGTGCACCAGGGCAAGCTGGCGCTGCTCGTCGAGGACGGGGTGCGGCGCTACTCGGTGGCCTGA
- a CDS encoding GNAT family N-acetyltransferase encodes MSEVSVRLARPEEFAAVGTLTASAYLADGLITADDDYVRELTNAAHRAEHAELLVATDDDGLLGSVTIVHPGTHYSEIARDGELEFRMLATAPAARDRGVGEALTRAVLDRARAIGAGAVVMSSLDAMQTAHRLYTRLGFSRLPERDWEPLPGLWLRAFRLLL; translated from the coding sequence GTGAGTGAGGTGTCCGTCAGACTGGCGCGCCCCGAGGAGTTCGCGGCCGTCGGAACGTTGACCGCCTCTGCCTACCTCGCGGACGGCCTGATCACCGCGGACGACGACTACGTGCGCGAGCTGACCAACGCCGCCCACCGCGCCGAGCACGCCGAACTCTTGGTCGCCACGGACGACGACGGCCTGCTCGGCTCGGTCACGATCGTCCACCCGGGAACGCACTACTCCGAAATCGCCCGCGACGGCGAGCTGGAGTTCCGGATGCTGGCCACCGCACCGGCCGCCCGGGACCGCGGCGTCGGCGAAGCCCTCACGCGAGCGGTGCTCGACCGGGCGCGTGCCATCGGCGCCGGCGCCGTGGTGATGTCCAGTCTGGACGCCATGCAGACCGCCCACCGCCTCTACACCCGGCTCGGTTTCAGCCGCCTGCCGGAGCGGGATTGGGAGCCGCTGCCGGGTTTGTGGTTGCGGGCTTTCCGGCTGCTCCTGTGA
- a CDS encoding fatty acid desaturase family protein, which yields MTTTLLVFAGAWTAFAFLGDSWWQLLIAALLAVVSAQLAFLGHDAGHKQIFRTRRPNDALGTLHGGLIGMSYQSWISGHNRHHANPNHEEHDPDLDIAALAFTRGQASRKQGFLRWMAKHQAVLFFPLLTLEGLSLHASGIRSVWRGETRARCLEGALLVAHTVGYLAAVFLVLSPGVAGLFAVVHQALWGVYMGCSFAPNHKGMPTMTGESPDFLRKQVLTSRNIRGGRFTDFLLGGLNYQIEHHLFPSMPRPHLRHAQPIVRRFCAAHGISYRETGLVQSYREVLRHLHETGAPLRARTV from the coding sequence ATCACGACCACGCTCCTCGTCTTCGCCGGCGCCTGGACGGCCTTCGCCTTCCTCGGCGACAGCTGGTGGCAGTTGCTGATCGCCGCGCTGCTCGCCGTGGTCTCGGCGCAGCTGGCGTTCCTCGGGCACGACGCCGGGCACAAGCAGATCTTCCGGACGCGCCGCCCCAACGACGCGCTCGGGACTCTGCACGGCGGCCTGATCGGCATGAGCTACCAGTCGTGGATCTCCGGGCACAACCGGCACCACGCGAACCCCAACCACGAGGAACACGACCCGGACCTGGACATCGCGGCGCTGGCCTTCACCCGCGGGCAGGCGAGCCGCAAACAGGGTTTCCTCCGCTGGATGGCCAAGCACCAGGCGGTGTTGTTCTTCCCGCTGCTCACGCTGGAGGGGCTGAGCCTGCACGCCTCCGGCATCCGTTCGGTGTGGCGGGGCGAGACCAGGGCCCGGTGCCTCGAAGGCGCGCTGCTGGTCGCCCACACCGTGGGGTACCTGGCCGCCGTGTTCCTCGTCCTGTCGCCCGGCGTCGCCGGGTTGTTCGCCGTGGTGCACCAGGCGCTGTGGGGTGTCTACATGGGATGCTCGTTCGCCCCGAACCACAAGGGCATGCCGACGATGACCGGCGAGTCGCCCGACTTCCTGCGCAAGCAGGTGCTGACGTCGCGCAACATCCGCGGCGGCCGGTTCACCGACTTCCTGCTCGGCGGGCTGAACTACCAGATCGAGCACCACCTGTTCCCCAGCATGCCCCGGCCGCACCTACGGCACGCGCAGCCCATCGTGCGGCGGTTCTGCGCCGCGCACGGGATCTCCTACCGCGAGACCGGCCTGGTGCAGTCCTACCGCGAAGTGTTGCGGCACCTGCACGAAACGGGCGCACCGCTGCGGGCCCGGACCGTGTAG